The Oncorhynchus nerka isolate Pitt River linkage group LG3, Oner_Uvic_2.0, whole genome shotgun sequence genome includes the window ATTATAGTTGCGAATAAACTGTAGCCTACCTCCTCATTTCTAGTTTTGGAATCGTCCGGTGTTTGTTCACTAGAGAAAGGCGCGCCGCCGTAGAGCAaattttacatttgagtaatttagcagacgttaTTATCCTGAGCAATAGTGCTTACATGTTCATACTTCTTCCCCCCAAGAATCGAACCAACAACCTTGGCGTTGAAAGCGCCATGCGCTACCAACTGAGGTACACGGGACCAACTAACTGACAGACCATGAGAGCTTCTCAACTTCTTCATTCAAACATATAACTTTACAAAAGACTGCGATTATCGCCGAACTCTCCCGCGTCATGTCATTAATCAAATCATGTTCGATTTACGTCTCGCCAATTTCACAAACGTAGATGGTTGTTTCATTGAAAGTGACGTAAATTGAAAGTTTAGTTATCTATTACGTTACTCTGTATAGTAGTCAGTTCGCACCAGCCAGCTAAAACTGCATGTGCCACATGAGGAAAGTATGCAAATTAAATGTGCTGTTTTACTCAGTTGGGTGATATTGCTGAATATACCCTACACGAACACGCGCAGCTACATTGATTAGCACATCACCTTTTCAATGTGATGTTGGTGGCTAGTCCGGGACGTTGCTGGGCAACCAAACATTTTCAAAACTAGAATGTGTTTACCCCAACTTCCATTTTTGGATAGTTTGCGAAATTGTAGATTACACGTTTTCTGTATCTTGCTAGTTTATGTTACATAATATCACTGGTACATGCAACACTGTATCGGGGTATCTTTCTAGTCTTTTTTAAAATTTCGCCTTGATTTCCTGCACCTGTGCCTAATTTGTCCAGAAAAAATTgctggtgagtggtgagtgactGCCGTTTGtttactaacgttagctaacgtaaGCTCGCTAGCTAAtcaacaacattattttgttCATGTGTGCTGATTGAATACTTTTTGTTATTGTGAACTGTTTTGTCTTGCTAGCTTGACCATATCTAGCTACTAGGTTTGCTAGTGGAAGGTATTTTTCTGACAACGTTAGCTAATGTTCCAGTTTCATTAATTTGTGTTAATGATCAAAAGTGTTCTGTTTCAAATAATACTTCTGCATGTGACCCAACAGCCatctagatttttttttaaattattcagTCTTTTCTGTGCACCTAGCATTCCACCTCATGATGAGCCATCTACATGGCAGAGCCTTAACAGAGAAGCAGAATGTCCTGCATGTTTTTAGCAAGCACTTCAAGTCTACAGATAAAACCTGTAGCCCAACCAACAGATCCACTCCACACTGCTGCTCTTCAAGCCATACCAAGAACACAGAAGCACAAAACAGCCAGACGAACAAGACTAAACGACTAAAAACAcgcaaggagaggagacaggtaagCAGAGGAGGATCAAATAGCAGATCCCACCAGCACCAAAGCAGCAAAGAGAAGGACCACTGTCATGGTTGCTGCCAAAGCTGCTCTCGCCTTCCTCCACGGAGAGATGCCCAATTAGCCCGCGTCTTCCCCGCTGGGCAAGAGCCCAGCATCATCACGAACAACCGTCTCATCGGCCACCATGGCCTGTTCAACCATGAGGTGAAGTCCATCGACATCGAGCGCCTGCTGAGTGAGCAGAGGAAGTTGGAGAAGCTTGGGCAGCGCGGGGAGCGAGGCAAAACTACTGCTACTCTTCCTCCCCTTCCACCCTCATCTtcccttcctttctcctctcctgggcCTGATTCAGATGTGGGTGAAGTTGCTGTTCCTGACAATGTTGAGGAGGATCCAGATAAAGGGAGAGTAGAAAGAGTAGTAGCAAAGAGTAGTACTAAGGCCAACAAGTGTGACGAGTATAGGTCTAATTCAGAAAGCAGACTTTTTAAGTGTTCTCATGGGGATACACAAGAGGATTTCAGAAGAAAATTCACATCTATTCAGGTTTGTCTGGAGAAGAATGTAGCCAGTCACTCTAACAGCCAGGAGTCTGGTATCACACCAGGACAGACACATCATAGCGGTCTGACATCATCAGAGGGCGGCGTAGTTACCCTATCATCCACAGAGAGTCCCTCACGTGTGGTTCGAAACAAGAGCAAGGGGCCCAGGCCTGTAGTCTGTGAAACACTGTTGTCACCCAGTGGAAAGAATGAAAATGAGAGACCACCTGACACAAGGGCTGAGGTTAAGCCTGTTGTCCTTACCATGGAGCAGACCCCCAAAAACCATGGACCTAttctcccacacacacagccattcagGCCCAGTCCAAACATCACAATGTCTTCCTTCTCAGCAAGATGTGGACGCAGTGAGAGCTCAGACAATCAGATGCAGCAAACTGTCACCAACCCTGTCAGTGTGGTAGCTGCGCGTCTGTGCAGGTCTCTGCAGCTGCCACTGCTCCGCAGGAGACACCTTGTGGCGGAAAGTAGGGAGGTGCTGCTGCAGGCCCTACGGGAGAGGCACGGGCTCCAGCTGCAGGAGAACCTACTCAACGTGCAGCGACGTCTCAGCTTCAGTACAGGACCCACCACAACCAGGGCCGGGCTGGGGCAGAGCACAATCCTGGAAGGCGTAGGTGCATATGGAGGCTGCCCTGCAGGTATGGTATATAATGTGCTTGCGGTTGTGAGTGTTGGGTTGAGGACCGCAATAAGAAATGGAATCCTCTGTACTCATATAATCATACTGTAACTAATCAGATCATATTGATTGAAATTGTGGCCTATCTGTATTATTTGTCAAATGTTTTATTGTAGCCTAACTGCATTTCGATATCGATAGTATTGTACACCACAGTGGGGACTCTGAAAATATCTTCAGTGGTGTAGTTTAGTTGAATGATTTTTCAACTATCACAGCTCCATTGGATGGTGGTTTTGGAGAGAGCATGGTGGAGCATCCGTGCCTGGACGCCCAGAGGTCAGCCCCcaacaagaggaggaggaagcagCTATGCCCCAACAGAATGACCCCTCCTCAGCCCCTCATTGGGTCGCAGAACAGCCTGGACACGGTACGAGCATAAGACATTGAACTATCAGTCATCATCAGCCATATAGCGTAATAGTAAATAAAAATGAATTGACATCTTATATATAATTGGTAATTGTAGGTTTATTGTGATAGGATTTCCTAAACAAATTTGCAGTAGAACGTGCTACTATAATGCTACAGTACattttgtttgtgaaattgtcaCAGAATGTTCTAAATGACAGTCTTCTTTGCAATACTTAGATATTACTGTATGATAACAAACAAATTGCTGCCACACTTGCTTCTCTTTAGGCTGCTGCATGGAACCCCAACCCCAGTGTGGAGCAGGTTGGGGAACTGATCGGAGAACTACTTAGGCCCGCTTCCTCCTCGCACTTCCTCATGGACCTCCAGCCCTCTGGCTCCCCCTCTCGCCACCATGTCTTTGCCCCCCCTCCTTCCTCACCTTGGGCAGCTCAATCCGGTCTGCCTCAGCCCTGGGATGACGTATTCGACAGGGGAAGCATGAGAGAGTCAACCAGGGTGGATCACTTTGAGAACTGGAGGTATGACCCAGATTTGAGTTTTCTAAACCAgacagaaacagtgagagagaggagcagtgagCCTTTCTATCGTGAGAGGAGTATGCAGTGTTTCCTGCAGTATCCCACAGGGCcaacagagggacacagagacagacacttgCCACAGCAACAAGATCCATACGACATTGAAAGAAGCCATTTTGGTGGTTCTTCCTCATCCTTTTCTGCTCCTACCCACTATCCACTAGACAGTCATCAGCTCCACCCTTTCTATCGCTTCAACTGTCGCCCCCCAACCAGCCCTGTAATCTCCAGGTCCCACCTTCCTGACATGGACTACTATCCCCCCTCCAACATGCTGGAGAGTGGCCTGTCCCCTCCTCTGCCACATGGGTCCCTACCTGCTTTCCCCAGCCCTGAATGCTGGTCTTTCCCCCGAATGAGACTGTACTGATCCTCTATGTAGTAGAGACATGCATAAGCACAATGCTATGTTGTTGAGTTTTTTCTAAATGCATACCGTCAAGTCTAATTGTTTACAATTACAACTGACTTgatatatttatttattgttaTTGAATTCCATCATATGATGGTCAGAAAGAGAAAGTGCCATCCAGGAAATGTTGTTTGTATATTTACAAATGTAAGTTAAATGTGTGAgaaaacattatttaaaaaaaaaaatgttatttcaTACAATTCACATACTCTAAAACTACTTCCAGCCTGTACAGTAAAAACACAATTATGCTGTAGAAAGGTAACAGCAGcagaatttattttttattgcatGAATACTTCTAATTGAAACATGTGCATGCAAAAACATACAGAAGCACTATAAGAGAAAATGCATTGCAGAACTTATGCAGTATGTTGTTTACAGACAGCTACAGTGGACTAGTCAACTATGGCAGTACAAAATATCCAAGAATCTGGCccttgtgttttttttgtggCCAGTGGGCCTACTTAAAGTATACTTTTATTATTTTTGACAAGCAGAATGCTTTAGCACAGATTATCAAAGACATGAATTAGCATGAATGCATTCTGCAGAGGATTGTCTGCTGTCCATGGGTAGATCCCAATTGCATATTCCTCGCCttgtctccttctcaaaacccattggatgagaaagccagaggtcaCTCCCCTCTGACCTTTTTCTCCAATTGGTTTTGAGAAGGAGCGAGGACATGAGGGGTATACAATTCTCCCCCTGTAAGATGGACTGAATAAAATGAACCTGTAAGTAaaatactgtacacactgtaTCTTATATTAAAATCTAATAATAGATCATTAATTGACTTGTTTTAGTTTGTGTACTACTGATTGAGACAGTGATATTTTACAACAAGAAATATTTTACAATAACAATACTTATAGAATATTTCAATTCACTTTGCAACATGATTTGTCAAGGTATGTCTCATCTTATTTACCATTTCCATTTTGCATCTTTtaaatgtacatacagtattacaataTTATTATGTACTGATCACAACAGGATTAAGTTCATTTTTTCCATGAAAGCAAATTACAAAAGAAAACAAATGATGGCTTTAGCTTATAGCAGTCAATCAAAGCATAAGCAATGCTGGATTTCAAGAAAGTAGAAcatcaaataaaattttatttgtcacatgcgccgaatacaacaggtgtgcaTAATTTCAGTACTTTTACTACATCGAACTTTGTTTAATATCCTGGAAACAGGCTGCTGCCAGGGCGAAGTGTGTCCTcctaaccttacagtgaaatgtttatttacaagcccttaaccaacaatgcagttttaagaaaaaaataagtgataagtaaaacatttaaaataaaagtaacaaataattaaagagcagcagtaaaataacaatagcgaggctatatacagagggtagtggaCAGAGTCATGGCACGGAGGGCACTTTTACAAGAGATtcagttcctctctctgtttctatgtgtgtgggtgtgcataaTTGCAGTACTTTTACTACATTGAACTTTGTTTAATGTCTTGGAAACAGGCTTCTGCCAGGGCAACGCGTGTCCTCTAACCCTTTCCTTAAGTAATAGGTCTCATCTGTCGGTGTCTTCCTGATTTGAGACAGTGATATTTACCAACAAGATGTATACTTAATTTTAATATTCTTTAACTTTGCAACATGATTTGTCAGGGTATGTCTGATCATATTTCCATTGCCATTTCATCTTTTAAATGTACAAACAGTATCACAATATTATTTGGTACAGaacaagattttttttaaatcttttttttcCATGAGCAAgttacaaccccccccaaaaaaaaatgaaTTAAGGTTATTATAGCACTAAATCAAAGCATAGATGATGCTGGATTTCAAGCAAGTAGAAATCATGGCACAGAGGGCACATTTACAAGATATTcagttcctctctctgtctttgtatgtgtctgtgtgtgcgtaatTTCTGTACTTTTACTACATTGACCTTTGTTTCATATCCAGGAATCAGACTACTGCTAGGGAAAAATGTGTCCTATTACCATTTCCTTAAGGCATTAAGTAATAGTTATCATCATCCGTCGGTGGCTGATTGAAgtattcctccctcccctcatcctcctcttcaaacCTGCTGCTCCCACTCCTCAGCGCCCTCCTCAGATGGTTCCAAAACAGTTCCTGAGCCTTGACCGGGTCCGTGCAGTCTGACCCCGGCCACTGCAGGTAGGTCTTCTTCAACATGACCTTTCTCATACGGTGGTAAGCTGAGAGCTGCCTTTCAGGGATGGGTTCCAGGAAGATGAGCAGTAGCACATCCCGGAGCTCATGGAAGAGCCTGTAGCTGGCCAGCTGGATCTCCAGGGAACACCACTCGCTGCACAGGAAGTGCCTACTAACCACGCAGATGGTCTTGCGGCTGCTGTACACGGCGGAGACGATGTTGTCCACGATGTTGCGGCCCAGCTCAAAGTCACGGTGGTGCAGGCACAGCCTGAAAGAGGCTCCGTTGCCCTCCAGGTTTGGAAGTAGCTGGTCAAGTACCCAGGGCTCGTCCGCCGAGTTATAGGAGATGAAAGCATCGTATTTGCAgtgctcctctttctccctcagcCTGCGCCAGTGTTGGCCGAACCAGGAGCGGAACACATAATAGCTATACTTCAGTTTCCAATACAGCTTGGTGTAGAGAAGTGGGATTATAGTCAGCAGTAAAATCACAGTGGTTGTGGTGGCAAAAAGGTACTCTCCCAGGTCCAGGTAGCAAACGTTGGTGTCAAAGTTGTAGAAGCTTTTTTGGAGTTTTTTATCTTGGCACTGTAGACTGTATAGTAAGACTAACTGGACTCTCTGGTTAGTCAAAGTCCAGTTCTGCAGGTCACTGTTGAGGCAGGTGCAACTAAGAGGAATGTTGCGCAGGTCCAGGTAGCGCAGTTTAGGTAGAGCCTCCAGCACATTCACATCTAAGGATTGCATTACGTTTTGGTTGAGAAGCAAGATCTGCAGCTCTGTCAGATTCCCAAAAACTTCCTTTGAGAAGGACTGGATGCCCATGTTCCTTGCACTGAGCTTGCTCAATTTCCGCAGGTTTTTGAAGACACCCGGCTGCAGCTGCATCACCCCGGCACAGGAGTTGTCCAAGGAGAGGAAAGTCAAGTTGGTCAGATCGTCAAAAGTGTCTGCTGCAAAGCTGAAGATGTGATTGTCGGTAAGGTAGAGCGATTGGAGGGAGTTGAGACCACGGAAAAAGGCATAAGGCAGCATGTTGAGGCCGTGGGGCATCTGCGCATCTAGTTTGAGGTTGCGAAGTTTTGTTAGATTCACGAAAGGAGAGTTGGTACGTTTAGAAGAGAAGCTAACCTGATTCCCATGTAGATCAAGAACTTCAAGAGTAGCATGGAATGGTTTAAACTTGGAGCTGTCAATCTGTTTGAGATTGTTTCCATCAAGGTAAAAATTGGCCAGGTTATCGAGCCCCACAAAGGCTGACTCTTCAAAATGAGTGATTTTGTTCCCTCCAAGATCCAAAATGTGCAGGTGTTTGAGTGAATGGAAAGTCTTGTTGAAAATAACAGCTATCTGATTGTTACGTAGGTTAAGTATTTCCAGGCTATGCAGATCTTCAAAGCTATCCTTGTACAGATCGGTCAGGAGGTTATTGTCCAGACGCAGTGTGACAAGATTAGTCAGCCCACTGAAAGCCTTATGGTCAAGATAGGCGATTATGTTTATGTTGAGTTGTAGGGTCTTCACATTTGGTGTGTGGTGGAAAGCAAAAGAGTTCACATTGAGTATGCGATTGTAACGGTAGCTCAGATCTGTCAGATTTGGGAAAGAGAGGTTCTGTCTGTTGCAGGACATTAGGGAGGTGAGGTGGTTTTTCTCGGCTGTGAATTTCTTGATTTGATCCTGTCCTTTGAGAAAGTGGAGGCATCTTACCTTCTTCAACTGGTTGAAGGAAAGGTCCAATAAACCTCGGATTGGTGGACAGTTTGAAAGTGTGTTCTTTCGCAATGACAGAATCCCATTGCTTCCCAGACTCAGCTTTTTAACAAATTTGACCTTTGTACTCAAAAGGCTGCATAACTCCATGAGCAGATTGTCAGTCTTCAACCCCATACCAGAGAAGTCTATGTTTCCACCTCTAACATTGCTGACATTCAAAAGTTCTGGCACTGTAACATTGGTTGAACGCAAACGCATGTAGTTTAGCTTCCGCAAGTCCACACCTTGGAAAGCCCTTGAAGGGAGCTGGTCATTGTAGGAGAGATCCAGCAGTAGTACATGGCTGAGGAATCCCCACTCACATGCTAAAGTGACCAGTTTGTTTTTACAGAGATAGAGGGTGGTGAGGGACTCTGGTAGGTCTGTATGGTTAGAATGATGGAGGGACGTTAGATAGTTATTGCACAGGTCTAGTTTTGTCAGCTTCGATAAGTGAGTCACAGATTCTGCCACTGCAGAGAAGTTGTTCAGGTAGTTCTGCCGTAATATGAGGACATCCAGATTGGAGAGTGAGGAGAAAATACCTGGAGGGAGCCTAATCACTGAGTTATTATTTAGTGACAGGTTGACAAGGTTTTTGAGGTCTTGAAACACAGAGGAGCTGAGATTTGATATTTTGTTCAAGGACAGGTTTAGGCTCTTCAGTTGGCTCATATTTTGGAATGCCTGGTTGTCTATAGTCTCCAGATGGTTATTGTCAATCTGAAGTGTCCTGAGGTTAGGAAGGTGAACAAAGGTATTGTCTGGTATGTGTTTTATCAGGTTTATGGAGATTATAATTGTGGTGGCATAGGGTGGCAGGTCACCTATAATGGCAGAAATGTTCTTTGCCTGGTGACGGATACAAAGGAATATTGTGTGGTTTGAGTTTGGGTCCTCAGTGCAATTCCTGAAGCTATAGCCAACGGTGAACTGGGCAATGTGAAGGACAATTGCTACTGATactaatattttatattttaaccCGGCCATGTTGTCTGACGAGTGCAGCAGAAGAGGAATAAGGTGAGTAATGTTCTACATCCTGTCCAATGGTTCTGAAATCTTTCAAAGGAGAATCCTGTCCTTTAAAatcacagtacattcattttaaGTTCCAGGAAATGCATGGGAATGCATTGGGAAAATAAAGCTGATGATTTTCTTTCTTCAAAAGAGTTGTATGGCTGTGATAATCATCCTGAATTATACTCCTTTATTCTCCATGGTTGAGAATGCTGATAAGAAAGCCAGCTAAATGGGAGAAGGGAAAAACACATTTTAGCAACTTTACAATACATTTCTCAGTGACTTCATTGGAAAACAAAAGTCTCAGTTCTTGTGGCTTTCAGGTTCCTCTTTTCCATTAGGTACTTTCCTTCACCATATCATGATACACCTCAACCTCAACCTCAACTCAAACATCTCCCAATGGGGTCTTTTAAGTCCAATCAAATTTGACAAATTTAAAATTTGCCCAGTTGGACAAAGTTCAGTTTTGTTTTTAAATATGTTTTTGGTATTTAATTTTTTCATGGACAGTGATTGTCGAAAATGTGGAGGGAGGCAGATACAGAGAGGACGGGTTAAGAGGGAATTGTACCCACATCGCCAGGCGTATATGTGGCCCAGAGTCTTGGGTGctaaccactacaccagactgCTTAAAAAGTTTTCACTTCAGTCAAATCGGGAAGCAATTTGAAATTCCAATGACATAATTTAAATGAGaatttatacatttacattacatttaagtcatttagcagacgctcttatccagagcgacttacaaattggtgcattcaccttatgacatccagtggagcagccactttacaatagtgcatctaaatcttttaagggggagaaggattactttatcctgtcctaggtattccttaaagaggtggggtttcaggtgtctccggaaggtggtgattgactccgctgtcctggcgtcgtgagggagtttgttccaccattggggggccagagcagcgaacagttttgactgggctgagcgggaactgtacttcctcagtggtagggaggcgagcaggccagaggtggatgaacgcagtgcccatgtttgggtgtagggcctgatcagagcctggaggtactgaggtgccgttcccctcacagctccgtaggcaagcaccatggtcttgtagcggatgcgagcttcaactggaagccagtggagagagcggaggagcggggtgacgtgagagaacttgggaaggttgaacaccagacgggctgcggcgttctggatgagttgtaggggtttaatggcacaggcagggagcccagccaacagcgagttgcagtaatccagacgggagatgacaagtgcctggattaggacctgcgccgcttcctgtgtgaggcagggtcgtactctgcggatgttgtagagcatgaacctacaggaacgggccaccgccttgatgttagttgagaacgacagggtgttgtccaggatcacgccaaggttcttaacgctctgggaggaggacacagtggagttgtcaaccgtgatggcgagatcatggaacgggcagtccttccccgggaggaagagcagctccgtcttgccgaggttcagct containing:
- the si:dkey-250k15.4 gene encoding uncharacterized protein si:dkey-250k15.4 — encoded protein: MMSHLHGRALTEKQNVLHVFSKHFKSTDKTCSPTNRSTPHCCSSSHTKNTEAQNSQTNKTKRLKTRKERRQVSRGGSNSRSHQHQSSKEKDHCHGCCQSCSRLPPRRDAQLARVFPAGQEPSIITNNRLIGHHGLFNHEVKSIDIERLLSEQRKLEKLGQRGERGKTTATLPPLPPSSSLPFSSPGPDSDVGEVAVPDNVEEDPDKGRVERVVAKSSTKANKCDEYRSNSESRLFKCSHGDTQEDFRRKFTSIQVCLEKNVASHSNSQESGITPGQTHHSGLTSSEGGVVTLSSTESPSRVVRNKSKGPRPVVCETLLSPSGKNENERPPDTRAEVKPVVLTMEQTPKNHGPILPHTQPFRPSPNITMSSFSARCGRSESSDNQMQQTVTNPVSVVAARLCRSLQLPLLRRRHLVAESREVLLQALRERHGLQLQENLLNVQRRLSFSTGPTTTRAGLGQSTILEGVGAYGGCPAAPLDGGFGESMVEHPCLDAQRSAPNKRRRKQLCPNRMTPPQPLIGSQNSLDTAAAWNPNPSVEQVGELIGELLRPASSSHFLMDLQPSGSPSRHHVFAPPPSSPWAAQSGLPQPWDDVFDRGSMRESTRVDHFENWRYDPDLSFLNQTETVRERSSEPFYRERSMQCFLQYPTGPTEGHRDRHLPQQQDPYDIERSHFGGSSSSFSAPTHYPLDSHQLHPFYRFNCRPPTSPVISRSHLPDMDYYPPSNMLESGLSPPLPHGSLPAFPSPECWSFPRMRLY
- the tlr21 gene encoding toll-like receptor 21, giving the protein MAGLKYKILVSVAIVLHIAQFTVGYSFRNCTEDPNSNHTIFLCIRHQAKNISAIIGDLPPYATTIIISINLIKHIPDNTFVHLPNLRTLQIDNNHLETIDNQAFQNMSQLKSLNLSLNKISNLSSSVFQDLKNLVNLSLNNNSVIRLPPGIFSSLSNLDVLILRQNYLNNFSAVAESVTHLSKLTKLDLCNNYLTSLHHSNHTDLPESLTTLYLCKNKLVTLACEWGFLSHVLLLDLSYNDQLPSRAFQGVDLRKLNYMRLRSTNVTVPELLNVSNVRGGNIDFSGMGLKTDNLLMELCSLLSTKVKFVKKLSLGSNGILSLRKNTLSNCPPIRGLLDLSFNQLKKVRCLHFLKGQDQIKKFTAEKNHLTSLMSCNRQNLSFPNLTDLSYRYNRILNVNSFAFHHTPNVKTLQLNINIIAYLDHKAFSGLTNLVTLRLDNNLLTDLYKDSFEDLHSLEILNLRNNQIAVIFNKTFHSLKHLHILDLGGNKITHFEESAFVGLDNLANFYLDGNNLKQIDSSKFKPFHATLEVLDLHGNQVSFSSKRTNSPFVNLTKLRNLKLDAQMPHGLNMLPYAFFRGLNSLQSLYLTDNHIFSFAADTFDDLTNLTFLSLDNSCAGVMQLQPGVFKNLRKLSKLSARNMGIQSFSKEVFGNLTELQILLLNQNVMQSLDVNVLEALPKLRYLDLRNIPLSCTCLNSDLQNWTLTNQRVQLVLLYSLQCQDKKLQKSFYNFDTNVCYLDLGEYLFATTTTVILLLTIIPLLYTKLYWKLKYSYYVFRSWFGQHWRRLREKEEHCKYDAFISYNSADEPWVLDQLLPNLEGNGASFRLCLHHRDFELGRNIVDNIVSAVYSSRKTICVVSRHFLCSEWCSLEIQLASYRLFHELRDVLLLIFLEPIPERQLSAYHRMRKVMLKKTYLQWPGSDCTDPVKAQELFWNHLRRALRSGSSRFEEEDEGREEYFNQPPTDDDNYYLMP